From Triticum urartu cultivar G1812 chromosome 2, Tu2.1, whole genome shotgun sequence, a single genomic window includes:
- the LOC125541049 gene encoding probable pectinesterase 66: MECHRTVSSVVLVLVLLLRWPAWSSASVPVSRTITVDSKGGGDFRSIQSAVNLVPDGNREWVRIHVRAGGYREKVTIPKEKGYILLEGDSPSNTVIFFDDYVHGRTDDLMRQGANAMGTLETATFRVYANDFVARDIAFTNTHNGVNKSNASQALAALVDGDRITFHRCAFNGFQDTLCDNTGRHYFRECFIKGGVDFIFGYARSIYDGCTLVSNIPLRSGRHAGWVTAHARRHAGDPGGFVFKGGELRGTGRQYLGRAWNKYATVVYYHVNMSSVVVPQGWAPWYAGNNTNDVLFAEVGCTGPGSDMARRVPWEKHLSKAEVKKFVDMSFIDDGWLSKQP; encoded by the exons ATGGAGTGCCACCGTACTGTTAGTTCGGTCGTGCTCGTGCTCGTGCTGCTGCTCCGGTGGCCGGCGTGGAGCTCTGCGTCGGTGCCCGTGTCGAGGACCATCACCGTGGACAGTAAAGGGGGAGGAGATTTCAGGAGCATTCAGTCGGCTGTGAACCTCGTCCCGGACGGCAACCGCGAGTGGGTCAGGATCCACGTCCGGGCAGGGGGCTACAG GGAGAAGGTGACCATCCCAAAGGAGAAAGGCTACATCTTGCTGGAAGGGGACAGCCCCTCGAACACGGTCATCTTCTTCGATGACTACGTCCATGGCAGAACCGACGACCTGATGCGCCAAGGCGCCAACGCGATGGGGACGCTCGAGACCGCCACCTTCAGAGTCTACGCCAACGACTTCGTTGCCCGGGACATCGCCTTCACCAACACGCACAACGGCGTCAACAAGAGCAACGCCTCCCAGGCACTGGCGGCGCTGGTCGACGGTGACCGGATCACCTTCCACCGCTGCGCCTTCAACGGCTTTCAGGACACGCTGTGCGACAACACTGGCCGGCACTACTTCCGTGAATGCTTCATCAAGGGCGGCGTTGACTTCATCTTCGGCTACGCTCGGTCCATCTACGACGGCTGCACCCTCGTGTCCAACATACCCTTGCGGTCCGGCCGCCATGCCGGGTGGGTGACAGCGCACGCCAGGCGCCACGCCGGTGACCCTGGCGGTTTTGTGTTCAAGGGCGGGGAGCTCCGAGGCACCGGGCGCCAGTACCTCGGACGCGCGTGGAACAAATACGCCACGGTCGTTTACTACCACGTGAACATGTCCAGCGTCGTCGTCCCGCAGGGGTGGGCTCCGTGGTACGCCGGCAACAATACTAACGATGTCCTGTTCGCAGAGGTTGGGTGCACCGGCCCCGGGTCAGACATGGCCAGAAGAGTGCCATGGGAGAAGCATCTCAGCAAGGCAGAGGTGAAGAAGTTCGTGGACATGAGCTTCATCGACGACGGTTGGCTAAGCAAGCAGCCATAG